From the genome of Pseudoliparis swirei isolate HS2019 ecotype Mariana Trench chromosome 10, NWPU_hadal_v1, whole genome shotgun sequence, one region includes:
- the LOC130200858 gene encoding uncharacterized mitochondrial protein ORF4-like produces MIYFYTLMIYFYTLMIYFYMLMIYFYKLMIYFYTLMIYFYTLMIYFYMLMIYFYTLMIYFYTLMIYFYTLKIYFYTLMIYFYTLMIYFYTLMIYFYKLMIYFYTLMIYFYTLMIYFYMLMIYFYTLMIYFYTLMIYFYTLKIYFYTLMIYFYTLMIYFYTLMIYFYTSI; encoded by the coding sequence ATGATCTACTTCTATACGCTGATGATCTACTTCTATACACTGATGATCTACTTCTATATGCTGATGATCTACTTCTATAAACTGATGATCTACTTCTATACGCTGATGATCTACTTCTATACACTGATGATCTACTTCTATATGCTGATGATCTACTTCTATACACTGATGATCTACTTCTATACACTGATGATCTACTTCTATACACTGAAGATCTACTTCTATACGCTGATGATCTACTTCTATACACTGATGATCTACTTCTATACGCTGATGATCTACTTCTATAAACTGATGATCTACTTCTATACGCTGATGATCTACTTCTATACACTGATGATCTACTTCTATATGCTGATGATCTACTTCTATACACTGATGATCTACTTCTATACACTGATGATCTACTTCTATACACTGAAGATCTACTTCTATACGCTGATGATCTACTTCTATACACTGATGATCTACTTCTATACGCTGATGATCTACTTCTATACTTCTATCTGA
- the rpl18a gene encoding 60S ribosomal protein L18a, translating to MKASGTLREYKVVGRLLPSAKNPAPPLYRMRIFAPNHVVAKSRFWYFVSQLRKMKKASGETVYCGLVHEKTPLKVKNFGIWLRYDSRSGTHNMYREYRDLTTSGGVTQCYRDMGARHRARAHSIQIMKVQVIAANKCRRPAIKQFHDSKIKFPLPHRVLRRQHKPRFTTKRPNTFF from the exons CTTCGGGAGTACAAAGTCGTGGGGCGCTTGCTTCCCTCCGCCAAGAACCCGGCCCCCCCCCTGTACCGCATGAGGATCTTCGCCCCTAACCACGTGGTGGCCAAGTCCCGCTTCTGGTACTTTGTGTCCCagctgaggaagatgaagaaggccTCCGGAGAGACGGTGTACTGCGGCCTG gttcacGAGAAAACGCCCCTGAAGGTGAAGAACTTCGGGATCTGGCTGCGCTACGACTCCCGTAGTGGAACTCACAACATGTACCGAGAGTACAGAGACTTGACCACGTCTGGAGGAGTCACCCAGtgct acCGGGACATGGGCGCTCGCCATCGTGCTCGCGCTCACTCCATCCAGATCATGAAGGTCCAGGTCATCGCTGCCAACAAGTGTCGTAGACCTGCCATCAAGCAGTTCCAC GACTCCAAGATCAAGTTCCCCCTCCCTCACCGTGTCCTGCGTCGCCAGCACAAACCTCGCTTCACCACCAAGAGGCCGAACACGTTCTTCTAA